Proteins encoded within one genomic window of Deltaproteobacteria bacterium:
- the arfB gene encoding aminoacyl-tRNA hydrolase: MIHITRTIAIDESEIQEDFIRASGPGGQNVNKVATAVQLRFDVGNSRSLPDDVRNRLMRLAGRRITEGGVLIIDARRFRKQERNRQDAIDRLVLLIRKAAEKPKSRRKTRLTPASKRRRLDEKRRRSEAKRTRRPVSYLED, encoded by the coding sequence ATGATTCACATCACACGTACCATAGCAATTGACGAGAGCGAAATCCAAGAGGATTTCATCCGCGCCTCCGGACCGGGTGGGCAGAATGTCAATAAGGTGGCCACTGCCGTGCAGCTCCGCTTCGACGTGGGCAACTCGCGGTCCTTGCCGGATGACGTTCGCAATCGCCTTATGCGTCTCGCCGGCAGGCGGATTACCGAAGGAGGCGTGCTGATTATCGATGCCCGGCGGTTTCGTAAACAGGAAAGGAACCGTCAGGACGCGATCGACCGTCTGGTCCTTTTGATCCGAAAGGCGGCTGAAAAGCCCAAAAGCCGCCGCAAAACGAGGCTGACGCCGGCATCAAAGAGGCGCCGGTTGGATGAAAAACGTCGCCGCAGTGAGGCCAAGCGTACGCGACGGCCCGTTTCTTATCTTGAGGATTAG